Proteins from a single region of Runella sp. SP2:
- a CDS encoding TonB-dependent receptor produces MNPFLQTKLTWDKSLTKACLTAVVAVCFMGVSYAEKQGGTAPKTTVKTAAITVTGNVKDAAGQPIPGANVIIKGSKVGTFTNGEGNFKIDVPKGNEILVISSVGYKTREVAVNGQTSINLTLDDDVASISEVVVVGYGSQKKVSLTGAVAAVDMKAIQELPVGSLSAALQGQMPGVSVSGGTSRPGDNGQLTVRNPIILSKDGGTLRPLFVIDNVVRTEDDFNLLDVSEVEAISVLKDAAAAIYGARSNQGVVVVSTKRGKAGAPKFSYSGSVGVSDAAMLPKMMNGFEHATYMNNLNFAAGRPATDPLIYTQDELDHFKQNNYDWLKMAWKPSSVMRHALNVSGGTERATYFAGITYNAQNANFDKINANKWTFRASADIVVAKGLKTGLSLSGDLYDKQMYYLKQGGENPENDMRSLLFTPQFNPPYINGLPVLLSNASNVNTVDAFHFFEVQNSDNFTRTRNTGLNVTANLDYEIPFIKGLKARVLFAKTLDNSFGKQYGTKYNVYAFSMLGQNKHIYGGDILRTVSMNNGDRVRINPSYNDTYQFNGYLNYDRQFGKHQVSAIAFFEQSETNYDNVAAMAEGVIIGGLPNMRYATGTQTASESQSESGNLSYAGRINYNYGNKYLLEVAARYDASTNFAPEYRWGFFPSVSAGWVISDENFFKNNVSFVDFLKFRGSVGFMGGDATKAYNWLTSYSIQTGKGAVFGGNSDRPLIISPNNAMANRQARWDNNTKYNFGIDAQFLKNRLSLGLDAFYDHRYNMLTALTSSVPLLVGATLPSENYASVDGFGYEISLGWADKITKDWTYKVNAFLSWSDNKQLKVDVDKGKIGTYEDPIGQSTDMGVQGYKYLGMFRTQQDVDSWLEKNPSYTVFGQAPKPGMLYYEDVRGPKDATGQYTAPDGKITTDDQLFLTKKASNRYGLGFNVSTTYKNLSVSAVMGASFGGQAVVESAARSQATLTANRPQFWADHWTPQNTSAAYPSPYYRDSYNVVSDFWFVNSLAVGMRNFNVSYNLPNKTAKKLGMNNLKVYVVAINPFNFYNPYSYKTYAGSYDAYPTLRSFSLGVNLGL; encoded by the coding sequence ATGAATCCTTTTTTACAAACCAAACTAACATGGGACAAAAGCCTCACCAAGGCGTGTCTCACGGCGGTAGTAGCTGTTTGTTTTATGGGAGTTTCCTACGCTGAAAAACAGGGAGGAACTGCCCCAAAAACAACCGTGAAAACGGCCGCAATTACCGTAACAGGAAACGTAAAGGACGCTGCTGGGCAACCTATTCCAGGTGCCAACGTGATTATCAAAGGTTCAAAAGTTGGAACATTTACCAACGGCGAAGGAAACTTTAAAATTGATGTACCCAAAGGGAACGAAATTTTAGTCATTAGCTCGGTAGGCTATAAAACCCGCGAAGTGGCGGTCAACGGACAAACGTCTATTAATCTCACCCTCGACGACGACGTAGCCTCCATCAGTGAGGTGGTGGTAGTCGGGTATGGTTCACAGAAAAAAGTGAGCCTTACGGGGGCGGTTGCTGCCGTTGACATGAAAGCCATTCAAGAATTACCCGTCGGGAGTTTGTCGGCGGCTTTGCAGGGGCAAATGCCAGGCGTTAGTGTCTCTGGGGGAACAAGTCGTCCTGGTGATAACGGTCAGTTGACAGTACGTAACCCTATCATTTTGTCAAAAGACGGTGGGACTTTGCGCCCCTTGTTTGTGATTGACAACGTAGTACGAACCGAAGATGATTTTAACCTTTTGGACGTGTCGGAAGTAGAAGCTATTTCAGTCTTGAAAGATGCAGCTGCGGCTATTTATGGGGCGCGTTCTAACCAAGGGGTAGTAGTGGTAAGTACCAAACGCGGAAAAGCAGGTGCCCCGAAATTTAGCTACAGTGGTTCGGTTGGGGTATCAGATGCGGCCATGTTGCCCAAAATGATGAACGGTTTTGAACATGCTACGTACATGAATAACCTCAATTTTGCAGCAGGTCGTCCCGCGACCGACCCATTGATTTATACCCAAGACGAACTCGACCATTTTAAACAAAACAACTATGATTGGTTAAAAATGGCGTGGAAACCGTCGTCAGTAATGCGTCATGCACTCAACGTGAGCGGAGGAACTGAGCGGGCTACGTACTTTGCGGGTATTACGTACAATGCCCAAAATGCCAATTTCGACAAAATTAACGCCAATAAATGGACGTTCCGCGCCAGTGCCGACATTGTGGTGGCCAAAGGCTTAAAAACGGGTCTTTCGTTGAGCGGAGACTTGTACGACAAACAAATGTACTACCTCAAACAAGGAGGCGAAAACCCCGAAAACGACATGAGGTCGTTGCTATTTACGCCCCAGTTTAACCCGCCTTACATCAACGGTTTACCCGTGTTATTGTCGAACGCCAGCAACGTAAATACGGTGGACGCATTCCACTTTTTTGAAGTACAAAATTCGGATAACTTTACTCGTACCCGCAACACGGGCCTCAACGTTACGGCCAACCTCGACTACGAAATTCCGTTTATCAAAGGCTTAAAAGCACGTGTGTTATTTGCCAAAACCCTTGATAATAGCTTCGGAAAACAATATGGCACAAAGTACAATGTCTATGCGTTCAGTATGTTAGGCCAGAATAAGCACATTTACGGTGGTGATATTTTGCGGACGGTATCTATGAACAATGGCGATCGTGTGCGTATCAATCCAAGCTACAATGATACGTACCAATTTAATGGCTACTTAAACTACGACCGTCAATTTGGCAAACATCAAGTTTCGGCGATTGCTTTCTTTGAACAATCGGAAACCAATTACGACAACGTAGCTGCCATGGCCGAAGGCGTCATCATCGGGGGGCTGCCCAATATGCGTTACGCCACGGGTACTCAAACGGCTTCCGAAAGCCAATCGGAGTCAGGAAACTTGTCGTATGCTGGTCGTATCAATTACAACTACGGCAACAAATACTTGTTGGAAGTTGCAGCTCGCTACGATGCCTCTACCAACTTCGCCCCCGAATACCGCTGGGGCTTTTTTCCGTCGGTATCGGCTGGTTGGGTAATTTCGGATGAAAATTTCTTCAAAAATAACGTGTCTTTTGTGGACTTTTTGAAATTCCGTGGGTCGGTTGGGTTCATGGGGGGAGATGCCACCAAAGCCTATAACTGGCTCACAAGCTATTCCATTCAAACGGGCAAAGGCGCGGTGTTTGGTGGAAACAGCGACCGCCCGTTGATTATTTCTCCTAACAACGCCATGGCCAACCGTCAGGCACGTTGGGACAACAACACCAAGTACAACTTTGGGATTGACGCCCAATTCTTAAAAAATCGCTTGTCGTTGGGCTTGGATGCGTTTTATGATCATCGCTACAATATGCTTACGGCTCTTACTTCGTCGGTGCCGTTGCTGGTGGGTGCGACGCTGCCTTCTGAAAACTACGCTTCAGTTGATGGTTTTGGCTACGAAATCTCATTGGGCTGGGCTGATAAAATTACCAAGGACTGGACGTACAAAGTCAATGCGTTTTTATCGTGGAGTGACAACAAGCAATTGAAGGTGGACGTGGACAAAGGCAAAATTGGAACCTACGAAGACCCCATTGGTCAATCGACCGACATGGGCGTACAAGGATATAAGTACTTAGGAATGTTTCGTACGCAGCAAGACGTGGACAGCTGGTTGGAAAAAAATCCAAGCTATACCGTTTTTGGCCAAGCTCCTAAGCCAGGAATGCTTTATTATGAGGACGTGAGAGGGCCAAAAGATGCGACAGGTCAATACACAGCGCCAGACGGCAAAATTACCACAGATGACCAACTGTTTTTAACCAAAAAGGCAAGTAATCGCTACGGATTGGGCTTTAACGTTAGCACTACTTATAAAAACTTGTCGGTATCGGCAGTGATGGGAGCTTCGTTTGGCGGACAAGCGGTGGTAGAGTCAGCAGCACGTTCACAAGCGACCCTAACGGCCAATCGCCCTCAGTTCTGGGCTGATCACTGGACACCACAAAACACTTCGGCGGCTTATCCAAGTCCTTATTATAGAGATAGTTATAATGTGGTGTCAGACTTTTGGTTTGTTAATTCGCTCGCCGTGGGTATGCGCAACTTTAATGTTTCGTATAACTTACCCAACAAGACTGCAAAAAAACTTGGGATGAACAACTTGAAGGTATATGTAGTGGCAATTAATCCGTTCAATTTTTACAACCCATACAGCTACAAAACCTATGCTGGAAGCTACGATGCGTACCCGACTTTGCGCTCGTTCTCATTGGGCGTAAATCTTGGCTTGTAG
- a CDS encoding glycosyl hydrolase family 95 catalytic domain-containing protein: MKKLLFHILLLPFWGYAQDYQLWYNTPAEKWTEALPIGNGRVGAMVFGGVQKDRIQFNEETLWTGEPRNPNRQNAAKYLAEIRQLLAEGKQKAAEQLAEAHFMGLKTQEGKKEQWTADMLALKGMAGNPASMDFDDARWETMPVPSYEGWEAIGFEGLDGAVWFRTTVDIPANWQGKNVVLDLNRIRDYDLTYVNGQLIGTTNSLEPRKYRVPANLLRPGVNVIAVQVINFFDKGGIAGYKDTSRHIGLYPESEPTALISLVKPWKYKIQDDNPPATPKYQADYQPFGDLTLTFSGLGEISDYRRELRLSDALCKASFRANGTYFTRTYFVSEPQQVMVVRLEADRKASLSLTAVLSSPHKGYLLRRVDNQTLALSVKVKNGVLKGESYLTVQLQNGTLKCTDQGIEIEKADNVTFYLAAATNYVNYQDITANPTALCQQTMAKIGKKTYEEILAAHIKEYQSYYQTLSIDLGKSAAENLPTNERLNQFGKNVDPALMALYVQYGRYLLISSSRPKTRPANLQGIWNDLLAPPWGSKYTTNINAEMNYWGAEVLNLSPLHEPLLEMIKELSVAGHETARTYYNARGWVLHHNTDLWRNTTPINASNHGIWVTGAAWLCQHLWEHYLFTQDREFLQKTAYPIMKEASAFFLDFLVKDPKTGWLISTPSNSPENGGLVAGPTMDHQIIRGLLKSCIAASEVLKTDEAWRKTLQTTYAQIAPNQIGKYGQLQEWLEDKDDTTNKHRHVSHLWGLHPGNEINWDETPELTKAARQSLLYRGDEGTGWSLAWKINFWARFKDGEHAQKMVKMLLRPASGAGGSYANLFDAHPPFQIDGNFGGSAGIVEMLLQSHTKYIDLLPALPSDLPTGMVRGIKARGGFELDFSWEQSKLTYVKIKSMAGNPCTLRYAGKVRELVIQKGQIIELKEF; this comes from the coding sequence ATGAAAAAACTCCTTTTTCATATTCTCCTACTTCCTTTTTGGGGGTACGCACAGGACTACCAACTGTGGTACAATACTCCTGCCGAAAAATGGACAGAGGCGTTGCCCATTGGCAACGGCAGAGTAGGGGCGATGGTGTTTGGGGGAGTGCAAAAAGACCGTATTCAGTTCAACGAAGAAACCCTCTGGACGGGCGAGCCGCGTAACCCTAACCGTCAAAACGCGGCGAAGTACTTGGCCGAAATCCGTCAGTTGTTGGCCGAAGGAAAACAAAAAGCCGCCGAACAGCTAGCCGAAGCGCATTTTATGGGGCTAAAAACCCAAGAAGGCAAAAAAGAACAATGGACGGCTGACATGCTGGCTTTGAAGGGGATGGCTGGAAATCCTGCGTCGATGGACTTTGATGACGCCCGCTGGGAAACCATGCCTGTGCCTTCTTACGAAGGATGGGAAGCCATTGGTTTTGAAGGGTTGGACGGTGCCGTTTGGTTTCGTACCACGGTTGATATTCCTGCCAATTGGCAAGGGAAAAACGTAGTGCTGGACCTAAACCGCATTCGTGATTATGACCTTACGTACGTCAATGGGCAGTTGATTGGAACCACTAACAGCCTTGAACCCAGAAAATATCGTGTCCCTGCCAATTTATTGAGACCAGGTGTCAATGTAATTGCCGTTCAGGTGATTAACTTTTTCGACAAAGGTGGAATCGCAGGTTATAAAGATACTTCGCGGCACATTGGATTGTATCCCGAAAGCGAACCGACTGCATTGATTTCCTTGGTAAAACCTTGGAAATATAAAATTCAGGATGATAACCCGCCTGCGACGCCAAAGTATCAGGCCGACTACCAGCCGTTTGGTGATTTGACGTTGACGTTTTCAGGTTTGGGTGAAATCAGTGATTACCGCCGCGAGCTTCGTTTGTCGGACGCACTTTGTAAAGCCAGTTTTCGGGCTAATGGAACGTATTTTACCCGAACGTATTTTGTGAGTGAACCTCAGCAAGTCATGGTCGTTCGCTTAGAAGCTGACCGCAAAGCCAGTTTATCCCTCACTGCCGTGTTGAGCAGTCCGCACAAAGGCTACTTACTTCGCCGCGTGGACAATCAGACGTTGGCATTGTCAGTAAAAGTGAAAAATGGCGTATTGAAAGGCGAAAGTTACCTGACAGTGCAGTTGCAAAATGGCACGCTTAAATGCACCGACCAAGGCATTGAAATTGAAAAAGCTGACAACGTCACGTTTTACCTAGCAGCCGCTACCAACTACGTCAATTATCAAGATATTACGGCGAACCCCACAGCGCTGTGCCAACAAACCATGGCGAAAATTGGCAAAAAAACGTACGAAGAAATACTAGCAGCGCACATTAAAGAATACCAATCGTATTACCAAACGCTTTCGATTGACCTCGGTAAAAGCGCAGCAGAAAACCTGCCAACCAACGAGCGTCTCAATCAATTTGGGAAAAACGTTGACCCCGCCTTGATGGCGCTATACGTGCAATATGGCCGTTATTTGTTGATTTCGAGTTCACGCCCCAAGACACGCCCCGCCAACTTGCAAGGAATTTGGAACGACTTATTAGCTCCGCCCTGGGGAAGTAAATATACCACCAACATCAACGCCGAAATGAACTATTGGGGAGCCGAAGTGCTCAACCTTTCGCCGTTGCACGAGCCGTTGTTGGAAATGATAAAGGAACTGTCGGTCGCAGGTCACGAAACTGCCCGTACCTACTACAACGCACGCGGCTGGGTGCTGCACCACAATACCGACCTTTGGCGGAATACCACGCCCATCAACGCCTCCAACCACGGCATCTGGGTCACAGGGGCGGCGTGGCTTTGTCAGCATCTGTGGGAGCACTACTTATTTACCCAAGACCGTGAATTTTTGCAAAAAACCGCCTATCCAATCATGAAAGAGGCATCGGCTTTTTTTTTGGATTTTTTGGTCAAAGACCCCAAAACGGGTTGGTTGATTAGTACGCCTTCCAATTCTCCCGAAAACGGAGGGCTGGTAGCAGGCCCAACGATGGACCACCAAATTATTCGCGGGCTTCTGAAAAGCTGTATTGCGGCCTCGGAAGTACTAAAAACCGACGAGGCATGGCGTAAAACCTTGCAAACTACTTACGCCCAAATTGCCCCCAACCAAATTGGGAAATACGGACAGTTGCAAGAATGGCTCGAAGACAAAGACGATACCACCAACAAACACCGTCACGTATCGCACTTGTGGGGGCTACACCCAGGTAATGAAATCAATTGGGACGAAACACCTGAGTTGACCAAAGCCGCCCGCCAATCGCTGCTGTACCGTGGCGATGAAGGAACGGGCTGGAGTTTGGCGTGGAAAATCAATTTTTGGGCACGTTTTAAAGACGGTGAACACGCCCAAAAAATGGTCAAAATGCTGTTGCGCCCTGCTTCGGGCGCAGGTGGGTCGTACGCCAACTTGTTTGACGCCCACCCACCGTTTCAGATCGACGGCAATTTTGGTGGCTCAGCGGGCATCGTCGAGATGTTGCTACAAAGCCACACGAAGTACATCGACCTCCTCCCCGCGTTGCCTTCCGACCTGCCCACAGGAATGGTGCGGGGTATCAAAGCGCGTGGTGGTTTTGAACTGGATTTTAGTTGGGAACAAAGCAAACTCACCTACGTAAAAATCAAGTCTATGGCGGGCAATCCTTGCACCCTTCGCTACGCAGGGAAAGTACGAGAGTTGGTTATCCAAAAAGGGCAAATAATTGAATTGAAAGAGTTTTAA
- a CDS encoding DUF3826 domain-containing protein — translation MKRLLFVFWAVATTALGQANDKEIAYEQVVMQRAQKIVAALQLPDSAQFKRVSHRVAKQYLDLNILHEGVKTAKKVLTDPSEEKTKQLEAETNVRLGQLHKNYLADLAKELTPAQVDQIKDGMTYGVLPKTYRGYQEMLPDLTETQKAQILTWLTEARELAMDADTSEKKHAWFGKYKGKINNYLSAQGIDMKKAGQDWEKRIKEAKNKS, via the coding sequence ATGAAAAGATTGTTGTTTGTTTTCTGGGCTGTGGCCACGACTGCATTGGGGCAAGCCAACGACAAAGAAATTGCTTACGAACAAGTAGTAATGCAGCGTGCCCAAAAGATAGTGGCGGCATTACAACTGCCTGATTCTGCTCAGTTCAAGCGGGTAAGCCACCGCGTCGCCAAGCAATACCTCGATTTGAATATCCTTCACGAAGGTGTAAAAACAGCTAAAAAAGTGTTGACCGACCCGTCGGAAGAAAAAACAAAACAGTTGGAGGCAGAAACGAATGTCCGATTGGGGCAATTGCACAAAAATTACTTGGCCGATCTCGCCAAAGAACTTACGCCCGCCCAAGTTGACCAAATCAAAGACGGAATGACGTACGGGGTATTGCCCAAAACCTACCGAGGCTACCAAGAAATGCTGCCCGATTTGACCGAGACTCAAAAAGCCCAAATCCTGACGTGGCTCACCGAAGCGCGTGAATTGGCCATGGACGCCGATACGTCGGAGAAAAAACATGCGTGGTTTGGCAAGTACAAAGGAAAAATCAACAACTACCTCTCAGCCCAAGGCATTGACATGAAAAAGGCGGGTCAGGACTGGGAAAAACGAATCAAAGAAGCAAAAAACAAATCCTAA
- a CDS encoding exo-alpha-sialidase gives MVIQRFFIPFFFCLVVTQAAFSQLAKWQSGVVVDEFVFETAPFPESHASTIAETPKGLVAAWFGGTKERNPDVCIWVSRQVNGKWTAPQNVADGIVDEKLRYACWNPVLYQIPNGDLMLFYKIGPSPSAWKGWLKTSSDGGLTWSAAKALPEGFLGPIKNKPVLLSNGNLMSPTSTEGKGGWQIHFEVTSDFGKTWRKIGPINDGKTLNAIQPSILDHGKGKLQILARSRNRALVEAWSNDNGETWSELAKSSLPNNNSGTDAVTLKDGRHALVYNHVLPPGDLAKGPRTPLHLSISKDGKEWAAAVILEDSPISQYSYPSVIQTSDGMIHVIYTWRRQRIKHAVVNPKKLKLVPIKDGQWPALEGYKAPQPIEAAKE, from the coding sequence ATGGTAATCCAACGTTTTTTTATTCCCTTTTTCTTCTGCTTAGTCGTCACTCAAGCTGCTTTTTCGCAATTGGCCAAATGGCAGTCGGGGGTAGTGGTAGATGAATTTGTTTTTGAAACAGCACCTTTCCCTGAGAGCCACGCCTCAACCATCGCCGAAACGCCCAAAGGGTTGGTCGCAGCTTGGTTTGGGGGGACCAAAGAACGCAATCCCGACGTGTGTATTTGGGTAAGTCGTCAAGTAAATGGCAAGTGGACAGCTCCACAAAATGTAGCCGACGGCATCGTCGATGAGAAGCTTCGCTATGCGTGTTGGAATCCCGTTTTGTACCAAATCCCGAACGGAGATTTGATGTTGTTCTACAAAATTGGCCCAAGCCCATCGGCTTGGAAAGGCTGGTTAAAAACTTCTTCCGACGGCGGCCTTACGTGGTCAGCAGCTAAAGCCCTGCCCGAAGGATTTTTAGGTCCGATTAAAAATAAACCTGTGTTGCTTTCCAACGGAAACTTGATGAGCCCGACCAGCACCGAAGGCAAAGGCGGTTGGCAAATTCATTTTGAAGTAACTTCTGATTTTGGCAAAACGTGGCGAAAAATTGGCCCCATCAACGACGGCAAAACCCTCAACGCCATTCAACCGAGCATTTTAGACCATGGCAAAGGCAAATTGCAGATTTTGGCCCGCAGCCGAAACCGTGCATTAGTGGAAGCATGGTCAAATGACAATGGCGAAACTTGGTCGGAATTGGCTAAATCAAGTTTGCCCAATAACAACTCTGGTACCGACGCCGTGACGCTCAAAGACGGCCGTCATGCGCTGGTTTACAACCACGTATTGCCACCAGGTGATTTGGCCAAAGGCCCTCGCACACCCTTGCACCTCTCTATTTCGAAAGATGGCAAAGAATGGGCAGCGGCGGTGATTTTGGAAGATTCGCCCATTAGCCAGTATTCGTATCCGTCGGTGATTCAGACGTCCGACGGGATGATTCACGTGATTTATACGTGGCGTCGCCAACGTATCAAACATGCCGTGGTCAACCCCAAAAAACTAAAATTAGTACCCATCAAAGACGGCCAATGGCCTGCTTTGGAAGGCTATAAAGCGCCCCAGCCAATTGAAGCTGCGAAAGAGTAA
- a CDS encoding sugar phosphate isomerase/epimerase, translating into MLTHRRQFLKHTSLLAASMLLGGARGWAGSNRRYKVAVVDLMILKRQKLGAFQLTKEIGADGVEIDMGGLGNRETFDSQLAKPEVRQQFLDKAKELQLEICSLAMTGFYAQSFATRPTYQRMVQDCIDTMKAMNVKVGFLPLGVQGDLVKNPELRPAIVERLKVVGNMAKKADVVIGIETSLDAQGEVELLKEIGSKHIQIYFNFSNPLKAGRDLLKELKLLGRKRICQIHCTDEDGVWLENNTRLDLKKVKQTLDEMKWEGWLVIERSRDAKEPHNVKKNFGANTQYIKSVFQIS; encoded by the coding sequence ATGCTCACCCATCGCCGTCAATTCCTGAAACACACTAGCTTACTAGCCGCAAGTATGCTACTGGGAGGGGCGCGTGGGTGGGCTGGCTCAAACCGTCGTTACAAAGTAGCGGTGGTGGATTTGATGATTTTGAAACGCCAAAAATTAGGCGCTTTCCAGCTAACCAAAGAGATTGGCGCCGACGGAGTAGAAATCGACATGGGCGGTTTGGGTAATCGGGAAACCTTTGATAGTCAGTTGGCTAAGCCAGAAGTGCGCCAGCAGTTTTTGGACAAAGCCAAAGAGTTACAGTTAGAGATTTGTTCGCTGGCAATGACGGGTTTTTATGCCCAATCGTTTGCGACGCGCCCCACTTACCAGCGTATGGTGCAAGACTGCATCGATACCATGAAGGCCATGAATGTGAAAGTGGGTTTTTTGCCACTAGGCGTTCAGGGGGATTTGGTGAAAAACCCCGAATTACGCCCTGCCATCGTAGAACGACTCAAAGTAGTAGGGAACATGGCCAAAAAAGCCGACGTAGTGATTGGTATCGAAACGTCATTGGACGCTCAAGGAGAAGTAGAATTATTGAAAGAAATAGGCTCAAAACACATTCAAATCTATTTCAACTTTTCCAACCCGCTCAAAGCAGGCCGTGATTTGCTAAAAGAGCTTAAACTACTGGGTCGCAAGCGCATTTGCCAAATTCATTGCACTGATGAAGACGGAGTTTGGCTGGAAAATAATACCCGCCTCGACCTTAAAAAAGTAAAACAAACCCTCGACGAGATGAAGTGGGAAGGCTGGCTAGTCATTGAGCGCTCGCGGGATGCCAAAGAGCCGCACAACGTCAAGAAAAATTTCGGAGCGAATACCCAATACATCAAATCTGTTTTCCAGATTTCTTAA
- a CDS encoding pectinesterase family protein, producing MKQIFFVGLLLAGSLFAQTAPKNLLIVAQDGSGDFTTVQAAFNAIPLNNMKDVLIRIKKGIYKEKLTLDSTKNHVTIMGEDPENTVLTYDDFSGKINPQGVKLGTTTSTSTRIVANDFTAINITFANSAGPVGQAVAMLVDGDRARFVNCRFLGCQDTLYPKREGTRQYYQNCYIEGTVDFIFGWATAYFQQCHIRSKLQGGYYTAASTPQGQAHGFVFNECTLDGESPEASVYLGRPWRDYAQTVFLNCTMSNVVKPEGWHNWDKTHAEKTTFYAEYGSKGAGATASKRVPWSKQLTEIEAQRYTIWKVLAGKDNWNPQGPLLTFGLTNVPDTSFNVPKAFSQLQKQYPKASKVAFPLPNTVAEERNLTYCALGTRNLQLDVFYPKSKSKKPRPAVLVIHGGGWRSGDRTHHIPLAQKLAEQGFVAVTVEYRLSTEALYPAAVHDLKAAVRWVRANAKKYNIDPNKIASLGFSAGGQLAALLGTTNDNPAFEGSQGEYMAFSSRVNAIVDLDGTLAFIHPESGEGDDSRGISAATYWFGYNKTQKPELWHEAGALNHVDKNTPPILFVNSSVERMHAGRDDMRRKLDALHIYSEVHSFPDAPHTFVLFHPWFEPVLNHSVRFLNKVFETKER from the coding sequence ATGAAACAAATCTTTTTTGTAGGCCTTTTGTTGGCGGGGTCGTTATTTGCCCAAACTGCGCCTAAAAATCTGCTGATTGTGGCCCAAGACGGTTCGGGGGACTTTACAACGGTGCAGGCAGCATTTAATGCTATCCCGCTCAACAATATGAAAGACGTGCTCATTCGTATCAAAAAGGGGATTTACAAAGAAAAACTGACGCTCGATTCGACCAAAAACCACGTGACTATCATGGGCGAAGACCCCGAAAATACGGTTCTAACGTACGATGATTTTTCGGGAAAAATAAACCCACAAGGTGTTAAATTAGGCACGACCACTTCGACCTCTACGCGCATTGTAGCCAACGACTTTACAGCCATCAATATCACCTTTGCCAACTCCGCAGGCCCCGTTGGACAGGCCGTGGCTATGCTGGTCGATGGTGACCGTGCTCGTTTTGTCAACTGTCGCTTTTTAGGATGCCAAGATACACTCTATCCCAAGCGGGAAGGAACGCGGCAATATTACCAAAACTGCTACATTGAAGGAACGGTTGATTTTATTTTCGGGTGGGCAACGGCCTACTTTCAGCAATGCCACATACGCTCAAAGTTGCAAGGTGGCTACTACACGGCAGCCTCTACGCCGCAAGGACAAGCCCACGGATTTGTATTTAACGAATGTACGCTCGATGGCGAATCGCCAGAGGCGAGTGTGTATTTAGGGCGGCCGTGGCGAGATTATGCCCAGACTGTTTTTTTGAACTGTACCATGTCCAACGTGGTGAAGCCCGAAGGTTGGCATAATTGGGATAAAACCCATGCCGAAAAAACTACTTTTTATGCCGAATATGGCTCAAAAGGCGCGGGTGCAACGGCTTCAAAACGAGTGCCTTGGTCAAAACAGTTGACCGAAATCGAAGCTCAAAGATATACGATTTGGAAGGTGCTTGCAGGTAAAGATAATTGGAACCCGCAAGGGCCGTTGTTGACCTTTGGCTTGACCAACGTCCCTGATACTTCGTTTAACGTACCCAAAGCTTTTTCTCAGCTTCAAAAACAGTATCCCAAAGCCTCTAAAGTAGCGTTTCCGCTGCCGAATACGGTGGCCGAAGAGCGTAATCTGACTTATTGTGCGTTGGGTACACGCAATTTGCAGTTGGATGTGTTTTATCCCAAAAGCAAGTCTAAGAAACCTCGTCCAGCGGTGTTGGTGATTCATGGTGGCGGCTGGCGTTCGGGCGACCGCACGCACCACATTCCTTTGGCGCAAAAACTGGCGGAACAAGGTTTTGTGGCTGTCACAGTGGAGTACCGCCTTTCGACCGAAGCCTTGTACCCCGCTGCCGTTCATGACTTGAAAGCGGCGGTACGTTGGGTGCGGGCCAATGCCAAAAAATACAACATCGACCCCAATAAAATTGCCTCTTTAGGCTTTTCGGCGGGAGGACAATTGGCGGCTTTGTTAGGAACAACCAACGACAATCCTGCTTTTGAGGGAAGTCAAGGCGAGTACATGGCTTTCTCAAGCCGCGTCAACGCCATTGTTGATTTAGATGGAACGTTGGCCTTTATTCATCCCGAATCGGGAGAAGGTGACGATAGCAGAGGGATTTCGGCGGCTACGTATTGGTTTGGCTACAACAAAACCCAAAAACCTGAGCTTTGGCACGAAGCAGGTGCGCTTAACCACGTGGACAAAAACACGCCTCCTATTTTGTTTGTCAATAGCTCCGTAGAGCGTATGCACGCTGGTCGTGACGACATGCGGCGAAAACTTGATGCACTTCATATCTATTCTGAGGTCCATTCTTTTCCCGACGCGCCGCATACGTTTGTACTGTTTCACCCTTGGTTTGAACCCGTCTTAAACCACAGCGTTCGGTTCTTAAACAAGGTTTTTGAAACGAAAGAAAGGTAG